CCTTCGTTGGCCTTCAATTGGAACAGTTCCAGTGGAACTTCGTCTGCGCTTACTTTGGGCCAGGGCCGACGATGATGGAGGTGGGTCACGCTGGCTGCTGCGCCGTGCTGATGCTGTGGTCCGGTGAGAGCTGCCGGTCTAGGCCGGTGGCCGTGAACGCCCGGGTCACGCAATGGTTCTGTCCGGTTACCACTCTCAGCACGATGCCGCGTTGTTCGGCCCGCATCTTCGCGTGGGCGAGCACGGCTAGGCCGGATACGGCGAAAAAATCCAATCCGGACAGATCGATGATGAGCAGATGCAGCGTGCCGTTCAGGCGGCAGCCGAGCAATTCGGCGAACTGTGGTGTGGTCAGCATATCCAGCTCACCCCAGGCCCTGACGACGGCGGTGCTGGGGCTGGGCCACTCCACCTTCATTCTCAGCACTGACGGCGAGGTCTTCTGTGCGGTGCCGTTCGCCGGGCGCGGCCGGGGCACCTGATCTTCGGCGATGTGGGTGACCGATGATGCTGCCGTGTCTACGGTCATGTGTCTTCCTCTTCTGCTGCCGAGGGGTCGCGCTGGGTGGGCTTGTTCCTCGTCGGACCACCACCACGTAGCGCTCTTGTGCGCACGCCGGGTCCGTAAGCACGGCTCCTTCATGTTGTTCCGAAACACGTGATCGGCCGCTCTCGATGACTGGCACACCCGCATCGGAGCGGGGACGGCAATTCACTAGCTGTGCGGTGTTGGCGCTGGACCGCCGCACGTGCGCCGGCCACTCTCCGCCGTCCCCGCGCTCACCAGGGCATCATCAGCGGGCGCAGGTCGGTGTGTGGTGGCTTCTGGAGGGCTGCGCGCAACTGTTGCGGCGCCAGGCGCGCCCGCTCACCCAGCCTTGGCGTGATCGTTCCCGCACGCGGCGACCAGGCAGGGCGGCCCATGGTCCCGGTGTCGATCTCTGGCATCGCAATCGCTCCAGCCGTCTCCTGTCAATCCAGGTTGTCGGATTGCAGGTGTCCAACACCGGGGTCTGGAGCGCCACGGCACCTACGTACGCCCGGCCGGTCCTCTGCCCGGCTCGGCACG
The sequence above is drawn from the Amycolatopsis aidingensis genome and encodes:
- a CDS encoding STAS domain-containing protein, with the protein product MTVDTAASSVTHIAEDQVPRPRPANGTAQKTSPSVLRMKVEWPSPSTAVVRAWGELDMLTTPQFAELLGCRLNGTLHLLIIDLSGLDFFAVSGLAVLAHAKMRAEQRGIVLRVVTGQNHCVTRAFTATGLDRQLSPDHSISTAQQPA